In one window of Maribacter dokdonensis DSW-8 DNA:
- the hemC gene encoding hydroxymethylbilane synthase: MSKVIRLGTRDSELALWQANTVKDQLQALGHTVKLVPVKSTGDLILDKPLYELGITGVFTKTLDVAMINGDIDIAVHSMKDVPTALPQGIVKAAVLKRGNYMDIMAFKDNEEFLGARDAVIATGSLRRQAQWLNRYPTHTVVDLRGNVNSRLEKLYNNKWNGAIFAAAGLERIGLEPENTIGLTWMLPAPAQGAIMVVAMEDNEEVREACAQLNHEETDTCVTLERQFLRELEGGCSAPIGALSYINKENIVTLKGVLLNVDGSKKLETELTAPLGKHQNLGIDCAKTILARGGRRLMTELASAGTEVNIFSTKKLTPQQQLSLNISVHADSDDFIKINFNRISPIVLKKEHKNVVFTSKNAVEAVLASRDVSELNFENIYCVGRKTRRFIKNKFGKITHYENNAKDLANHLVEFIDGTEVTYFHGNLSLEELPVILEENNITVNAIEAYRTKLSGKSISESVKGIMFFSPSNVESYLKENSADKIAYCIGETTAKAAREHFTEVKVAKIPTVESVIELVNADYED; the protein is encoded by the coding sequence ATGAGTAAAGTAATACGATTAGGCACACGCGATAGCGAGTTAGCGCTATGGCAGGCAAATACCGTAAAAGACCAACTACAAGCATTAGGTCATACCGTAAAATTAGTCCCTGTAAAATCTACGGGAGATTTAATTTTAGATAAGCCTTTGTATGAATTAGGTATCACCGGGGTGTTCACCAAAACATTGGATGTTGCCATGATCAATGGTGATATTGATATTGCCGTACACTCCATGAAAGACGTACCCACTGCCCTGCCGCAAGGGATTGTAAAGGCCGCCGTTTTAAAACGTGGCAATTACATGGATATCATGGCATTTAAGGACAATGAAGAGTTTTTGGGAGCACGCGATGCCGTTATCGCTACCGGTAGTTTACGTAGACAGGCACAATGGCTCAACAGATACCCAACACACACTGTTGTAGATTTAAGGGGCAATGTAAACAGCCGTTTGGAAAAGTTGTACAATAATAAATGGAACGGTGCCATTTTTGCCGCTGCAGGCTTGGAACGTATTGGTTTAGAACCGGAGAATACCATTGGTCTTACCTGGATGTTGCCCGCACCTGCCCAAGGAGCTATTATGGTAGTAGCCATGGAGGACAATGAAGAAGTTCGTGAAGCATGTGCACAACTGAACCATGAGGAAACCGATACCTGTGTTACCTTGGAAAGACAATTTCTTAGGGAACTGGAAGGTGGTTGTAGCGCACCTATAGGGGCACTATCCTATATCAACAAAGAAAATATTGTAACGCTAAAAGGCGTATTGTTAAATGTTGATGGAAGTAAAAAATTAGAAACAGAGCTAACTGCACCACTAGGCAAACACCAAAATTTAGGTATAGATTGTGCCAAGACGATTTTAGCACGTGGTGGTAGACGTTTAATGACAGAATTGGCAAGTGCCGGAACCGAGGTAAACATTTTTTCTACAAAGAAACTTACACCTCAACAGCAACTTAGCCTTAATATTTCTGTACATGCGGATTCAGATGATTTCATAAAAATCAATTTTAATCGTATTTCTCCGATTGTTCTCAAAAAGGAGCATAAGAATGTAGTCTTCACCAGCAAAAATGCCGTTGAAGCAGTATTGGCAAGTAGAGATGTGTCCGAATTAAATTTTGAGAATATCTATTGTGTAGGTAGAAAAACAAGACGATTTATAAAAAATAAGTTTGGCAAAATAACGCATTACGAAAACAATGCGAAAGACCTGGCCAATCACTTAGTGGAATTTATTGATGGTACAGAAGTAACCTATTTTCACGGAAATCTTAGCTTGGAAGAATTGCCTGTTATTTTAGAGGAAAACAATATTACGGTCAATGCCATTGAAGCATATAGAACAAAATTATCCGGTAAGTCCATATCAGAATCCGTAAAAGGCATCATGTTCTTTAGTCCGTCTAACGTTGAAAGTTATTTAAAAGAAAATTCAGCAGATAAAATTGCGTATTGCATAGGCGAAACCACTGCAAAAGCGGCCAGGGAACATTTCACAGAAGTAAAAGTTGCCAAAATACCAACGGTAGAAAGTGTTATTGAATTGGTGAATGCGGATTATGAAGATTAG
- the hemE gene encoding uroporphyrinogen decarboxylase, translated as MSLKNDLFLKALKGETVERPPVWMMRQAGRYLPEFMAIKEKYDFFTRCQTPELASEITVQPIRRYGMDAAILFSDILVIPQAMNIHVEMKPNFGPYLPNPIRNQKDLDSVIVPDVHETLGYVMEAIKATKEKLNDEVPLIGFAGSPWTILCYCVQGQGSKTFDKAKELCFTQPVVAHELLQKITDTTIAYLKAKVAAGVNAVQVFDSWGGMLSPTDYQEFSWQYIQQIIDALKDEAPVIVFGKGCWFALGDMAKSGASALGVDWTCSARNARYLSGGKITLQGNFDPARLLSPPAEIKKMVHQMINEFGKDSYVVNLGHGILPNVPVENAKAFIDAVKEYKPA; from the coding sequence ATGAGCTTAAAAAACGACCTATTTTTAAAAGCATTAAAAGGTGAGACTGTAGAAAGACCACCAGTGTGGATGATGCGCCAAGCGGGTAGATATTTACCTGAGTTTATGGCAATCAAGGAAAAATATGATTTCTTCACAAGATGTCAGACTCCTGAATTGGCATCTGAAATTACGGTACAACCTATTCGTAGATATGGCATGGATGCCGCTATTCTTTTTAGTGACATTTTAGTGATACCACAGGCCATGAACATTCATGTGGAGATGAAACCGAATTTTGGTCCGTATTTGCCAAATCCTATTCGTAATCAGAAAGATTTGGATAGCGTTATTGTTCCAGATGTTCATGAAACCTTAGGGTATGTAATGGAAGCTATAAAAGCAACCAAAGAAAAGCTGAACGATGAAGTTCCCTTGATCGGTTTTGCAGGTTCCCCTTGGACTATTTTATGCTATTGCGTACAAGGTCAAGGAAGCAAAACGTTCGACAAGGCTAAAGAATTGTGTTTTACACAGCCCGTGGTTGCTCATGAATTGCTTCAAAAAATTACCGATACCACCATTGCCTATTTAAAGGCTAAAGTAGCTGCTGGTGTAAATGCAGTACAGGTATTTGATTCTTGGGGTGGCATGTTATCACCAACGGATTATCAAGAATTTTCTTGGCAGTACATTCAGCAGATTATAGATGCTTTAAAAGACGAGGCTCCGGTCATTGTTTTTGGTAAGGGATGTTGGTTCGCTTTGGGCGATATGGCAAAATCAGGTGCATCTGCATTGGGTGTGGACTGGACCTGCTCGGCAAGAAACGCACGTTATTTAAGTGGTGGCAAAATTACCCTTCAAGGAAATTTTGATCCTGCCAGATTGCTTTCTCCACCGGCAGAAATCAAGAAAATGGTTCACCAAATGATTAACGAGTTTGGCAAGGACAGCTATGTGGTTAATTTAGGGCACGGTATTTTACCCAATGTTCCAGTAGAAAACGCGAAAGCCTTTATTGACGCCGTAAAAGAATATAAGCCGGCTTAA
- a CDS encoding GNAT family N-acetyltransferase, producing the protein MNSFQLPDFEINPISERDGWRLCDFCCANENHLSRFFPSTLASNLNPTLSNLFVEKKVREFIKHEEYLFTLKEPQNRKIIGLVYVKAIDLAKNEAELAYCIDYNQANKGYTTIAVETISKWALQVPNMNTLRILVHKTNIGSIRVAEKCGYLWKETLKKSFTPPNEEPLDMELYVLENER; encoded by the coding sequence ATGAATTCTTTTCAACTACCAGATTTCGAAATCAATCCTATATCTGAGCGAGACGGGTGGCGATTATGTGATTTTTGCTGTGCAAACGAAAATCACTTAAGCAGATTTTTCCCTAGTACACTTGCGTCAAATTTAAATCCGACCCTGTCCAATCTCTTTGTTGAAAAGAAAGTCAGAGAGTTTATTAAACACGAGGAATATCTATTCACCCTAAAAGAGCCTCAAAACCGTAAAATAATAGGGCTGGTGTATGTAAAAGCTATTGATCTTGCTAAAAATGAAGCAGAATTAGCCTATTGTATAGATTATAACCAAGCCAATAAAGGATACACCACTATTGCGGTAGAAACCATTTCTAAATGGGCATTACAAGTACCGAATATGAATACGTTACGGATTCTTGTACACAAAACGAATATTGGTAGCATTAGGGTCGCAGAAAAATGTGGTTATCTTTGGAAAGAAACCTTAAAAAAATCCTTTACCCCACCTAACGAAGAACCGTTAGATATGGAACTTTACGTTTTAGAAAATGAAAGATAA
- the hemF gene encoding oxygen-dependent coproporphyrinogen oxidase, with protein sequence MKDKFYAYIQQLQDTITAKLEEVDGKATFQEDIWKRPEGGGGRTRVIENGAVFEKGGVNISGVHGELPDSMKAYFKVKEGNFFACGLSLVLHPKNPMVPTVHANWRYFELYDEQGEIVDQWFGGGQDLTPYYLFDEDAVHFHQVCKTACDKHQPTFYDTYKKRCDEYFWNTHRNEARGLGGLFFDYCKATPEMNMQQWYDFVTEVGNSFLSCYVPIVIKRKDLDYTKKQRDWQEIRRGRYVEFNLVHDKGTLFGLKTNGRIESILMSLPPHVQWRYDHQPEKGSEEERLLHVLKAPKAWV encoded by the coding sequence ATGAAAGATAAATTTTACGCATACATACAACAACTTCAAGATACGATAACCGCCAAATTAGAAGAAGTAGACGGTAAAGCTACTTTTCAAGAAGATATCTGGAAACGACCGGAAGGTGGTGGTGGTAGAACCCGTGTTATAGAAAATGGGGCAGTGTTTGAAAAAGGAGGGGTAAATATTTCTGGTGTTCATGGCGAATTGCCCGATAGCATGAAGGCATATTTTAAAGTGAAGGAAGGTAATTTCTTTGCATGTGGATTAAGCTTGGTCTTGCACCCAAAAAATCCTATGGTGCCTACCGTTCATGCCAATTGGCGTTATTTTGAATTGTATGATGAGCAAGGTGAAATTGTAGATCAATGGTTTGGTGGTGGTCAGGATCTGACTCCGTATTATCTTTTTGATGAAGATGCCGTTCATTTTCACCAAGTATGCAAAACAGCATGCGACAAACATCAGCCAACATTTTATGATACCTATAAAAAAAGGTGCGATGAGTATTTTTGGAACACCCATAGAAATGAGGCACGTGGACTAGGCGGTTTATTTTTTGACTATTGCAAAGCTACTCCTGAGATGAATATGCAACAGTGGTATGACTTTGTTACGGAAGTTGGCAACAGTTTCCTATCATGTTATGTACCAATCGTTATAAAACGTAAAGACCTTGACTACACCAAGAAACAAAGAGATTGGCAAGAGATTAGAAGAGGAAGATATGTAGAATTTAATCTAGTCCATGACAAAGGAACTTTATTCGGACTAAAGACGAACGGAAGAATAGAAAGTATCTTAATGAGCTTGCCACCGCATGTACAATGGCGTTATGATCACCAACCCGAAAAAGGCAGTGAAGAAGAACGTTTACTACATGTTTTAAAAGCACCAAAAGCATGGGTTTAA
- a CDS encoding DUF4421 family protein codes for MGLRVLLFLGICCSISWCTAQNSHYKEDFPDKITLRLALQTTSNSFTLRDKITRNKTEFIPNDKSYLGLSILFRFLEVDLGYAPNFLSENKDNGDSKLITFNIRTFFGQYMQTIDYYKQKGFFIRTQDITLPIDDLKTLKIGGSSSYIFNPDFSFRAIGFQNEWQKQSVGSFIPSITYYYTKFKLEDPLIENQLEKSFKMAIGPGYYYNWIFDENYLLSAGATGGLGFNYSSTDGEKSFNGLAQLVFRMTGGYNSESFFGGVNINTQLLSHTSDENFILDDSISFLEFYVGYRFDAPKKWIAKADEISRKFGIE; via the coding sequence ATGGGTTTAAGGGTACTGCTTTTTTTGGGTATATGTTGCTCAATTAGCTGGTGTACCGCTCAAAACTCTCATTACAAGGAAGACTTCCCTGATAAAATTACACTTCGACTAGCGTTACAGACAACTTCCAATAGTTTTACGCTTAGAGATAAGATAACACGTAACAAAACGGAGTTTATACCCAATGACAAGAGCTATTTGGGCTTGTCCATTTTATTTCGGTTTTTAGAAGTTGATTTGGGTTATGCCCCCAATTTCCTCTCGGAAAATAAGGATAACGGAGACTCCAAATTAATCACCTTTAATATTAGAACATTCTTTGGGCAGTACATGCAGACCATAGATTATTACAAGCAAAAGGGGTTCTTTATACGCACGCAAGATATTACCTTGCCCATAGATGACTTAAAGACCTTAAAAATAGGCGGAAGTTCTAGCTACATATTTAATCCGGATTTTTCATTTAGAGCCATCGGTTTTCAGAACGAATGGCAAAAACAAAGCGTCGGTAGCTTTATTCCCAGCATAACGTATTACTATACCAAATTTAAATTGGAAGATCCGCTGATAGAGAATCAACTGGAAAAATCGTTCAAAATGGCTATTGGTCCGGGGTACTATTACAACTGGATATTTGACGAAAATTACCTGCTTTCGGCTGGTGCAACCGGTGGTTTAGGTTTCAATTATTCAAGTACGGACGGTGAGAAATCTTTTAACGGCTTGGCACAATTAGTTTTCAGAATGACGGGCGGATATAATTCCGAATCCTTCTTCGGCGGTGTAAATATCAATACGCAATTATTGAGTCATACTTCCGATGAGAATTTTATTTTGGACGATTCCATCAGTTTTTTAGAGTTTTATGTAGGGTATAGATTTGATGCCCCTAAAAAATGGATCGCTAAAGCCGATGAGATAAGTCGTAAATTTGGTATAGAATGA
- a CDS encoding PhzF family phenazine biosynthesis protein → MKQKIYQIDAFTTTLYGGNPAAVCILEKWLANDTMQKIAAENNLAETAFAVAKDDHYELRWFTPEVEVDLCGHATLATAFVLYNYYAFKENTLRFISPRSGELLVQKDDSGLLTMDFPTDVITSVTEQPNITEAIGKKPLEIFKGKTDYMIIYETQEEIEAMQPNFHLLNELDCRGVIITAKGNDVDFVSRFFAPQCGIPEDPVTGSAHTTLTPYWSEKLNKKKLTAKQLSERGGDLQCEYHGDRVKISGNGVCYLVGEITT, encoded by the coding sequence ATGAAGCAAAAAATTTATCAGATCGATGCGTTTACTACCACATTATATGGTGGCAATCCTGCAGCAGTTTGTATTCTTGAAAAATGGTTAGCAAATGATACCATGCAAAAGATAGCCGCTGAAAATAATTTAGCCGAAACTGCTTTTGCCGTTGCCAAAGATGATCATTATGAGTTACGCTGGTTTACACCAGAAGTTGAAGTTGATCTTTGTGGTCATGCCACGTTGGCAACAGCCTTTGTACTCTACAACTACTATGCTTTCAAAGAAAATACCCTACGGTTTATTTCCCCAAGAAGTGGGGAATTATTGGTGCAAAAAGACGACTCGGGTTTGTTAACAATGGACTTCCCTACTGACGTTATAACTTCTGTTACAGAACAACCAAATATCACGGAAGCAATAGGAAAAAAACCTTTGGAAATTTTTAAAGGCAAAACCGATTACATGATTATTTATGAAACCCAGGAGGAAATAGAAGCCATGCAACCAAATTTTCATTTGTTGAACGAGTTGGATTGTAGAGGTGTCATTATTACTGCAAAGGGTAACGATGTAGATTTTGTATCACGCTTTTTTGCTCCGCAATGTGGTATTCCAGAAGATCCTGTTACCGGATCTGCACATACCACCTTAACCCCATATTGGTCAGAGAAATTGAACAAGAAAAAATTAACTGCCAAACAATTGTCTGAGCGTGGTGGCGATTTACAATGTGAATATCATGGAGACCGCGTAAAAATATCGGGTAACGGGGTTTGTTATTTGGTAGGTGAGATTACAACCTAA
- a CDS encoding zinc-dependent metalloprotease, whose amino-acid sequence MKKLLFLCGCLFLFTINSTAQKKSNKNSESTTTAEPKAKKGIKPYTKVITKDAVADEGVFKVFRVKDDYFYEIPFTQLGQDMLWVSRIAQLQNGVGGGYVNAGSKTNEQVVHWIRFRDKILLKSKSFINVADSTKAISSSVKVNNYEPTIYAFDIEAFSPDSTAAVVNVTKFFNSDIPAISGLSAKLRKEYKVKKLDGSRSFIHSVNSFPENIEVKQDFTYEAAEPPSLEQAQAISLQMNQSMILLPKKPMKPRIYDPRVGFFTISQYDYGSEALKADQKTFIRRWRMEPKDIQAYERGEIVEPVKPIVYYLDPGTPENLQKYIIQGVEEWQKPFEAAGFKNAIIAKQAPTKEEDPDFSPEDVRYNMVRYVASTTRNAVGPSVSDPRSGEIVSSDIIWYHNHLRSYRNRYLLETGAANPSARTLNTDPEEIGEMMRMVIAHEIGHALGFPHNMAASFSYPVDSLRNGAFTQKYGIASSIMDYARYNYIAQPGDENIRFIRQIGPYDYYSVNWGYHWFSEDKDERDVLNSWVIEKANDPKYKFGRQSSRFDPQSQTEAIGDDPLKASTYGINNLKYVMTNLPNWTSDITNDYQDLEELYGELLGVFNRYVGHVTTTVGGVFENLKTPEQGGVVYSHYDASKQKEAVKWLNVNLFQTPKWLLEKDILKNIDHSGYSEKIRKVQVRQLNSLLSFERIGRLIDAESFGEQKYYSALEMLTDIRAGIWKESYRDKSVDLFRRNLQRSYIDRMEFLMKEEIKRGNVRTGFEGALSYDVNTSDVRALARGELTAVRTKLRSAKNNTIDKVTKYHYEDIIARIDALFKEI is encoded by the coding sequence ATGAAAAAGTTACTATTCTTATGCGGTTGTCTTTTTCTGTTTACTATAAACAGCACCGCCCAAAAAAAATCAAATAAAAATTCTGAATCAACAACTACAGCCGAACCTAAAGCTAAAAAAGGAATTAAGCCGTATACCAAGGTAATTACTAAAGATGCTGTCGCCGATGAAGGTGTATTTAAAGTATTTAGGGTAAAAGACGATTATTTTTACGAAATACCTTTCACCCAACTAGGTCAGGATATGTTGTGGGTTAGCCGTATTGCACAATTACAAAATGGTGTTGGTGGCGGTTATGTAAATGCTGGTAGCAAAACTAATGAGCAAGTGGTTCATTGGATACGTTTCAGGGATAAAATTTTACTAAAATCCAAATCGTTCATAAATGTAGCGGATAGTACTAAGGCAATTAGCAGTTCGGTGAAAGTAAATAATTATGAACCAACCATTTATGCTTTTGACATAGAGGCCTTTTCTCCAGATTCTACAGCTGCTGTGGTTAATGTTACTAAGTTTTTTAATTCTGATATTCCTGCTATTAGTGGTCTTTCTGCCAAATTGAGAAAAGAGTATAAAGTAAAAAAATTAGATGGGTCTAGAAGTTTTATACATAGTGTAAATAGTTTTCCGGAAAATATAGAAGTAAAGCAAGATTTTACCTATGAAGCTGCTGAACCACCTAGCTTAGAGCAAGCACAGGCTATTAGTTTACAAATGAATCAATCTATGATTTTGCTACCTAAAAAGCCAATGAAGCCTAGAATTTATGATCCAAGAGTAGGCTTTTTTACCATTTCACAGTATGATTATGGGAGTGAAGCACTTAAAGCAGATCAGAAAACCTTTATCAGAAGGTGGCGTATGGAGCCTAAAGATATTCAAGCCTATGAGCGAGGGGAAATAGTAGAACCGGTAAAACCAATAGTGTATTATTTAGATCCAGGTACTCCAGAGAATTTACAAAAGTACATAATACAAGGTGTAGAAGAATGGCAAAAGCCATTTGAGGCAGCAGGTTTTAAGAATGCGATAATAGCTAAACAGGCTCCTACAAAAGAAGAAGATCCTGATTTTAGTCCAGAGGATGTTCGTTACAATATGGTACGTTATGTGGCCAGTACAACTAGAAATGCCGTTGGACCAAGTGTATCTGACCCGCGTAGCGGTGAAATTGTTTCCAGTGATATTATTTGGTACCATAATCATTTACGAAGCTATAGAAATCGCTATTTATTGGAAACGGGAGCCGCAAACCCTTCTGCAAGAACTTTAAATACTGATCCAGAGGAGATAGGAGAGATGATGCGTATGGTAATTGCTCATGAAATTGGTCATGCCTTAGGTTTTCCACATAATATGGCAGCGAGCTTTTCTTATCCAGTAGACTCCTTAAGAAATGGAGCATTTACCCAAAAATATGGAATTGCATCAAGTATTATGGATTATGCCAGATACAATTATATAGCTCAACCAGGTGATGAGAATATTCGTTTTATCAGACAAATTGGACCATATGATTATTATTCAGTCAATTGGGGGTATCACTGGTTTTCAGAAGATAAGGATGAAAGGGATGTACTTAATTCTTGGGTTATTGAAAAGGCGAACGACCCCAAATATAAATTTGGGAGACAAAGCAGCCGTTTTGACCCTCAATCACAAACAGAAGCTATTGGCGACGATCCACTTAAGGCTAGTACATATGGTATAAATAATTTAAAGTATGTGATGACTAACCTTCCAAACTGGACATCGGATATTACCAATGATTATCAAGATTTGGAAGAATTGTACGGAGAGTTATTGGGAGTGTTCAATAGGTATGTAGGTCATGTGACTACTACAGTTGGTGGGGTGTTTGAAAATTTAAAAACTCCTGAACAGGGAGGTGTCGTTTATAGCCACTATGATGCTAGCAAACAAAAGGAAGCGGTAAAATGGTTAAATGTTAATTTGTTCCAAACTCCAAAATGGCTCTTAGAAAAAGATATATTAAAAAATATAGATCATTCAGGATATTCCGAAAAAATAAGAAAGGTACAGGTAAGACAATTAAATTCACTTTTGTCTTTTGAACGTATAGGAAGATTAATAGATGCTGAAAGTTTTGGAGAGCAAAAATATTATAGTGCTTTAGAAATGTTAACGGATATTAGGGCTGGTATTTGGAAAGAATCTTATAGAGATAAAAGTGTTGATTTGTTTAGAAGAAACTTGCAACGTTCTTATATAGATAGAATGGAGTTTTTAATGAAAGAGGAAATAAAACGCGGGAATGTAAGAACAGGTTTTGAAGGTGCCCTTTCTTACGATGTTAATACATCTGATGTAAGAGCTTTGGCAAGAGGTGAATTAACAGCCGTTAGAACAAAGTTAAGGTCCGCTAAAAATAATACTATAGATAAAGTAACGAAATACCATTACGAAGATATAATAGCTCGTATTGATGCATTATTTAAAGAAATTTGA
- a CDS encoding DEAD/DEAH box helicase family protein yields MQKFRELLKFKYTWRSYQQKFLDGFQSHIKDEHLHVVAPPGSGKTILGLEILIRIGKPTLVLAPTLTIRNQWRSRLLDFFAVHEDFDQYSLDLKKPSLITFSTYQSLFALTKSFDENEKQQLLDFIKSHGIKTLVLDEAHHLKNEWWQCLYHLKQIEGLTVVSLTATPPYDSSTTEINRYFSLCGPIDDEIAVPDLIKNGDLCPHQDFVYFSKPEEAQIKYIVNYREQILNFTNQLLTNKELQEALITQDFYVHPKESLEYIYQNPTFFSSVIIYLNACGYAVNEQNLKILGFSNNDVNFPSFTYEWSEALLQHLLVDQREAFSALEAILLPLEKELKRIGVLENKRVNFVGDEVLYRNLSNSPSKLESIYQIVKSTNANLGDTTRTVILADFIRKEFLNFEGSDTKALNKLGVVPIFKYILAKQSNHTQLGVLTGSLVLLHETVLPNLKALLAIEKLQVQVVEGAEGYLFIQVPDTLKHKIAESITQLFQDGAIKTLIGTKAFLGEGWDAPCINTLILASYVGSFVSSNQMRGRAIRVDANNPDKTGTIWHLACLDPTATDGGKDMEKLQQRFEAFTGVSLRDEIYISNGIDRLVLPPKWNETTHLATINAEMLETAQQKSDFAYRWNHAIEKGSILVRELKIPSAGDQPFAKTKKLHALNAGKYVMLEVVLGVSMFVPEFLIKNMGAVLGKGILQVFYIFCAALLLGFGPKTFKALKLYFLFGNQYKKTKKIAKAVLGYLLDDKTPYFESKKATIHAEQDLKGTFSIYLKDASQHDSNVFISLLEEIIAPVDNPRYLLVNSNWFKRKLNIRNYYVVPKEVAKNKTEALIFQKHWNAHVDGSKILFTRTLKGRKVLLKARFAHLKYQFEEVSKKTITWK; encoded by the coding sequence ATGCAAAAATTCAGAGAACTATTAAAGTTCAAATATACATGGCGTAGCTATCAACAAAAATTTTTGGATGGTTTTCAAAGCCATATTAAAGACGAGCATTTACATGTTGTTGCACCACCGGGATCGGGTAAAACCATACTTGGCTTAGAAATTCTAATTCGTATAGGTAAACCAACTTTGGTTTTGGCGCCTACATTGACCATACGTAACCAATGGCGTTCTCGGTTATTAGATTTTTTTGCGGTTCATGAAGATTTTGATCAGTATTCCTTAGACCTAAAAAAACCTAGCTTAATTACTTTTTCAACTTATCAGTCGTTATTTGCCTTAACCAAGTCTTTTGATGAAAATGAGAAACAACAGCTGTTAGATTTTATCAAATCCCATGGCATTAAAACCTTGGTTTTAGATGAGGCGCATCACCTTAAAAATGAATGGTGGCAATGCCTTTATCATTTAAAGCAAATAGAAGGTCTAACGGTGGTCTCGTTGACCGCAACTCCGCCTTACGATAGTTCTACAACTGAAATCAATCGTTATTTTAGTTTATGCGGTCCTATTGATGATGAAATTGCAGTACCTGATCTTATTAAGAACGGAGACCTTTGTCCGCATCAAGATTTTGTGTATTTCTCCAAGCCTGAGGAGGCACAGATCAAATACATTGTAAACTACCGTGAGCAGATTTTAAATTTTACCAATCAACTACTTACAAATAAGGAGTTACAAGAAGCATTGATCACTCAGGACTTCTATGTACACCCAAAGGAATCTTTGGAATATATCTATCAAAACCCTACTTTTTTCAGTTCGGTTATTATTTATCTGAATGCTTGTGGTTATGCCGTAAATGAGCAGAACTTAAAAATTCTTGGTTTTTCTAACAACGATGTAAACTTTCCCAGTTTTACCTATGAATGGTCAGAAGCATTGTTACAGCATTTATTGGTGGATCAGCGGGAAGCATTTAGTGCTCTTGAAGCAATTTTATTGCCTTTGGAAAAGGAACTAAAGCGTATAGGGGTTCTCGAAAATAAGCGGGTAAATTTTGTTGGTGATGAGGTTTTGTATAGAAACTTATCCAATAGCCCTAGCAAGCTTGAAAGTATTTATCAAATTGTAAAAAGTACCAATGCCAATTTGGGCGATACTACTAGAACGGTCATTTTGGCTGATTTTATCCGAAAGGAGTTTTTAAATTTTGAAGGAAGCGATACTAAAGCTTTAAACAAGCTTGGGGTAGTGCCTATTTTCAAATACATTTTGGCCAAGCAAAGTAATCATACACAACTTGGTGTGTTAACAGGGTCATTGGTGCTATTGCATGAAACTGTTTTGCCAAATTTAAAAGCGCTTTTAGCTATTGAAAAGCTGCAGGTGCAGGTTGTTGAGGGTGCTGAAGGGTATCTTTTTATACAAGTGCCCGATACTCTTAAACATAAAATAGCAGAGTCTATTACGCAGTTATTTCAAGATGGAGCAATAAAAACCTTGATCGGTACAAAAGCTTTTCTAGGCGAAGGATGGGATGCTCCTTGTATTAATACCTTGATCTTGGCGTCTTATGTAGGTTCTTTTGTTTCTTCCAATCAAATGCGAGGTCGCGCCATTCGTGTAGATGCAAATAATCCTGATAAAACAGGTACTATATGGCATTTGGCCTGTTTGGACCCAACTGCTACCGATGGTGGTAAAGACATGGAAAAACTGCAGCAACGTTTTGAAGCCTTTACAGGGGTGTCGCTTCGTGATGAAATTTATATTTCTAACGGAATAGACCGATTGGTATTGCCTCCGAAATGGAATGAAACTACCCATTTAGCAACGATTAACGCAGAAATGCTAGAAACGGCACAACAGAAATCTGACTTTGCATATAGATGGAATCACGCCATTGAAAAAGGCTCCATTTTGGTGCGCGAACTTAAGATACCATCTGCCGGTGATCAGCCTTTTGCCAAAACAAAAAAATTACATGCCTTAAATGCAGGTAAGTATGTGATGCTAGAAGTAGTTTTAGGGGTGTCTATGTTTGTTCCTGAATTTTTAATTAAAAATATGGGTGCCGTTTTGGGCAAAGGCATTTTGCAGGTTTTTTATATATTCTGCGCAGCCCTTCTTCTTGGTTTTGGACCCAAAACATTTAAAGCATTAAAGCTTTACTTTCTATTTGGCAATCAATACAAGAAAACAAAGAAGATAGCAAAAGCGGTGTTGGGGTATTTGCTAGATGATAAGACTCCGTACTTTGAATCTAAAAAGGCTACCATACATGCCGAACAGGATTTAAAAGGAACTTTTTCTATCTATTTAAAAGATGCTAGCCAACATGATAGTAATGTATTTATCTCTCTTTTAGAAGAGATTATAGCGCCCGTTGACAATCCACGTTATCTATTGGTAAACAGTAATTGGTTTAAGCGAAAGTTGAACATTAGAAATTACTACGTAGTTCCAAAGGAAGTAGCTAAAAACAAAACCGAAGCTTTGATTTTTCAAAAACATTGGAACGCACATGTAGATGGCTCTAAAATACTTTTTACGAGAACCTTAAAAGGTAGAAAAGTGCTGTTAAAGGCTAGATTTGCCCATCTAAAATATCAATTTGAGGAGGTATCTAAAAAGACCATTACCTGGAAATAA